A single window of Ferrimonas balearica DSM 9799 DNA harbors:
- a CDS encoding DUF4381 domain-containing protein, with translation MNASDALHDIILPSQLNPWPPLLVWLLLAILLVALIALALWQWRRYRRLAPVRAAQKQLAQLRADDRELPRQVHDLLKRTAMSYVPRERVAELSVKDWYDWLDQALPESQRGQWLDLMGNPYRRDSGHGGQALLNHARQTLPKLANAREAQC, from the coding sequence ATGAACGCCTCCGACGCCCTGCACGACATTATCCTGCCCAGCCAACTCAACCCCTGGCCACCTCTGCTGGTCTGGCTGCTGCTGGCCATCCTGCTGGTTGCCCTGATTGCACTGGCCCTCTGGCAGTGGCGCCGTTACCGCCGCCTGGCTCCGGTGCGCGCAGCGCAGAAGCAGCTTGCTCAACTGCGCGCCGACGACCGTGAGCTGCCACGTCAGGTGCATGACCTGCTGAAACGCACCGCCATGAGTTACGTCCCCCGCGAGCGCGTGGCCGAACTCAGCGTTAAGGATTGGTATGACTGGCTTGACCAAGCACTGCCGGAATCCCAACGGGGCCAATGGCTGGACCTGATGGGCAACCCCTATCGCCGTGACAGTGGTCATGGCGGTCAGGCGCTGCTGAATCATGCCCGCCAAACCCTGCCCAAACTGGCAAACGCCCGGGAGGCCCAATGCTGA